The Candidatus Polarisedimenticolaceae bacterium genome segment CGGCACGAAGCCGATCCGGCGCCCCGCGGCGCGCGCGCGCCGCGCGAGCTCCTTCATCGCGTGGACCTTGCGCACGATCTCCATGTCAGGAATACGTCTCGGCGTCCGACGGGAACGCCCCGGAGCGCACGTCCGCAGCGAAGCGCGCCACCGCGGCAGCCGCGTCGTCGTGAAGGCGGAGGTACCGCCGCACGAACTTCGGAACGTCGCCGGGGAGCATCCCGAGGAGGTCGTGGATCACGAGAACCTGCCCGTCGCACCGCGCCCCCGCCCCGATGCCGATCGTGGGGACGGGGACCTCCGCCGTGACGCGTTCGGCGAGCGGCGACGGGATCCCCTCGAGGACGATCGAGAAACACCCCGCGTCGGCGAGGGCCCTGGCGTCGGCGAGGAGCGCCTCCGCCTCCTCCGCGCCGCGTCCCTGCACCTTGTAACCGCCCATCCGGAGGACCGACTGGGGGGTGAGTCCGAGGTGCCCCATCACGGGGATCTCGGCGTCGAGGATGGCGCGGATCGCCGGGAGCCGTTTCCTCCCCCCCTCGAGCTTCACCGCGTCCGCCGAGGCCTCGCGGACGAAACGGGCGGCGTTGCGCACCGCGTCCTCCGGACCGAGGTGGTAGGAAAGCCACGGCATGTCGGCGATCAGCAGCGCGTGGGTGCGCCGCCGGGAGACCGCCCGCGTGTGGTGGACCATGTCGTCCATGGTCACCTCGAGGGTGTTGTCGTGGCCGAGCACCACCATCCCCAGGGAATCGCCGACGAGGAGGGCGTCGACGCCCCCCGCCTCGGCGGCCGCCGCGGTGGCGGCGTCGTAGGCGGTGAGCACGACGAGCGGTGGGCCCTTGCCCTTGCGGTTGCGGAAGGCCGGTACGGTGATCATCGAGGGCCTCCTTATCTGCCCGCCCTCGTCCGAGGGTCGAACGACGTGAAGGCGAACGGGCTCAGGCGGACGACCCGAGCGGACGGTAATACTGCACGCCGCGCTCCATCTTGCGGATCTGGTCGACGAGCTCGTCGAGATCCCCCTCCTGGTGCACGAAGTCGATCTCGCTCGTGTTGATCACCAGAAGCGGCGTCGCGGTGTAGTTGAAGAAGAAGTAGTTGTACGCCTTGTTCACTTCGTTGACGTACGCCTCGGAGATCTGGGACTCGTAGTCGCGTTTGCGCCGGCGGATCCGGTCCATCAGGCGCGAGGTGTCGGCCTGGAGGAAGATCACGAGGTCGGGCTTCGGCACCGTCCCCTCGAGCATCGCGTAGAGCTTGTCGTAGATGAGAAGCTCCGCGTCGTCGAGGTTGAGGTACGCGAAGATCTTGTCCTTCGGGAAGATGTAATCGCAGACGGTGACCTGACGGAAGAGGTCGCGCTGCGAGAGCTCCTGCATCTGGCGGTAACGCGACAGCAGGAAGAACAGCTGCGCCTGGAACGCAGCGCCCGGCTTGTCGCTGTAGAACTCGCGAAGGAAGGGGTTGTCCACCTGCTCGAGGACCTTGTGCGCTTCGAACTTCTTGACGAGAAGCTCGACGAACGACGTCTTCCCGACGCCGATCGGCCCTTCGACCGCGATGGAGCGGAATTTCATGAGAGGCGGGAGTATACGGGCCCGTCGTTCGGCAAGGCAAGACGCGCGACGGGTCTCGCGAACGTCGGCGCGACGAGCGCGGCGAGCGCCTGGGCGGGCGTTCTGAGGGTGACGGGCTCGATCAGGTCCGCCTCGATCTCGGCGAGCGGCGCCAGCACGAACGCGCGCTCCCACAGGCGCGGGTGCGGGAGCTCGAGGCCGGGTCCCGAGCGGACGAGTCCCCCGAGAGCGAGGAGGTCGAGGTCGAGGGATCGCGGCGCGTTCCGCTCGCCGCGCACGCGGCCGTGATCGCGCTCCACGGCGAGCAGGATCGCGAGCACCGCCTCGGGGTCGAGCGCGGTCTCGATCCTCGCCGCGGCGTTGAGGAACCAGAGGGGCTCGCGGGTCCCCACCGGCTCGGTTTCCCAGGCCGAAGAGACCGCCCGGAGGGCGATTCCCCCCCGGGACACCCCCTCGAGCCCCGCCTGGAGCATCGCCAGGCGGTCGC includes the following:
- the folK gene encoding 2-amino-4-hydroxy-6-hydroxymethyldihydropteridine diphosphokinase, which codes for MHGYIALGSNLGDRLAMLQAGLEGVSRGGIALRAVSSAWETEPVGTREPLWFLNAAARIETALDPEAVLAILLAVERDHGRVRGERNAPRSLDLDLLALGGLVRSGPGLELPHPRLWERAFVLAPLAEIEADLIEPVTLRTPAQALAALVAPTFARPVARLALPNDGPVYSRLS
- the panB gene encoding 3-methyl-2-oxobutanoate hydroxymethyltransferase; the protein is MITVPAFRNRKGKGPPLVVLTAYDAATAAAAEAGGVDALLVGDSLGMVVLGHDNTLEVTMDDMVHHTRAVSRRRTHALLIADMPWLSYHLGPEDAVRNAARFVREASADAVKLEGGRKRLPAIRAILDAEIPVMGHLGLTPQSVLRMGGYKVQGRGAEEAEALLADARALADAGCFSIVLEGIPSPLAERVTAEVPVPTIGIGAGARCDGQVLVIHDLLGMLPGDVPKFVRRYLRLHDDAAAAVARFAADVRSGAFPSDAETYS
- a CDS encoding deoxynucleoside kinase, yielding MKFRSIAVEGPIGVGKTSFVELLVKKFEAHKVLEQVDNPFLREFYSDKPGAAFQAQLFFLLSRYRQMQELSQRDLFRQVTVCDYIFPKDKIFAYLNLDDAELLIYDKLYAMLEGTVPKPDLVIFLQADTSRLMDRIRRRKRDYESQISEAYVNEVNKAYNYFFFNYTATPLLVINTSEIDFVHQEGDLDELVDQIRKMERGVQYYRPLGSSA